TTTGTGTTCGAATTTGAGACTGTCCAACGGCCAGCTGTACATCTGCCATAAGGTAGAATACCTATTTAAGCAAAAACATCAGAGATGTAACACAAAGCCGCAAAGTACAAAAACCACATCAcgataaaaatacaagaaCAACTTAAGTATTGCCAGTTTCTGTCGTTACGTCAGGCAAGAACCCCAAGTGCCACGATCTTTAAGTTAGATCATTCCAAGATTTATGTACTTGGCAGGCACATTCGAttagtatttttcatttaaatgatCATACTTGTTAGTATTGTGTGTAATCCTGTATAATGTTGTCCCTAAGATAGGCTAATATcatcaaataaaattaactgtATTTTTTGTGAACACAATCAATTTTGCAGCGGAATCACATGTTGATCATagtttgtataatattattaacataTCGAATTTGGAAAGTTTTCTTCTTGCCGCTTCCAGCTGAGGTTTATATTTAATAGAATTGAGACCTAAAGGGATCAAGTCAATTGATCAGCTAGCCGAGAACATATTATCGTCCTTTCAGACAGTTACTATaagtaaatttattcatatttgatAAATGCATTACATGTTTAACATTGTGAATCTAAATTTTTGATAGAATATCAATAACAGAATAAAAACTAGCAAAATTCCTCTTTTACCTGATactaatttttctctctttcaggTCGTTTGTACAATCGTCAAGGATGCTTCCCCTCTCGCACAAGGATTCTCGAGGGTTAGGTAGTCGAATCAAGGAGAAGGTCCTGAGTTGGAAGCGTCTGATATTCTCCGACAAGAACTCCCGGAACTTGTTTCTCTTCCTGATACTGAACCTCTCGTTCGCCTTTGTCGAACTAACGTATGGAATATGGACCAACAGTCTGGGTCTGATATCGGACAGTTTTCACATGTTCTTCGACTGCACAGGGCTAGTAGCAGGGCTTGCGGCGTCAGTTATAACCAAGTGGCGCGCCAACGATCGCTTCTCATACGGCTATGTGAGGGCCGAGGTCCTCGCAGGCTTTGTAAACGgtctcttcctcctcttcatcGCCTTCTTCATAATGTCAGAGGCAGTGGAACGCGCCATTGAGCCCCCAGAAGTGAAGCACGAACGTCTCTTCGTCGTCTCCGTCCTCGGACTGCTCGTCAACCTCGTCGGCGTTTACGCCTTCCAACACGGCCACGGCCACAGCCACGGCGGAAGCCACGGACATTCCCACGGGGACAGCCACGGGCACTCGCACAACCACGGTCACAGCCATGGCCATGACCACCACGACATAGAGATAGACGGAAACCTGGGCGGCGGTAATTCCCAGATAATGAAGGGAGTGTTCCTCCATATTCTGGCCGACACGCTAGGCTCCGTCGGGGTAATAATATCGGCTGTGCTGATGCAGATGTTCGGCTGGATGATAGCCGATCCGATCTGCTCGATGTTCATTGCGGTCCTCATAGCGCTCAGCGTTTTGTCGCTGATATCCGAATCCGTCACTATTCTGATGCAGAGACAGCCGGCAGCTCTTGATCACGTTCTTCCCCAATGCTATAACAAGATCACGCAGTTAGCCGGGGTCTACAGCGTTCAGGAACCTCACTTCTGGACACTGTGCTCAGACATTTACGTCGGATGTTTGAAACTGGAGGTCGCAAGAACCGTTGACCCAAAATACGTCGTCGCGCATACTCAGATGATATTCCAGGCTGCAGGCGTCAAGCAGCTCACCATTCAGCTCGACTATACGCCCATGTGATCGACGATCGATGGTAAAATTGGGGTAGGAAATGACAACGTTGATGATGATGGacttttcacaaataattgtaattgGAGGTACGAGGATGCCCTTTTCGTCTGTGCCACCTGTAGCAAAAAGGCGAGAAACGTTGCCCTAGCTAAAAGCCTGTTTACTGCGTTCAATTTTTGCGGTTCTAACGCAGTAAAAAGACGCGGTTACGAACTCGGATTGCAAGTCGTTTAGCAATCAAAGAACAGAAAGTTGATGAAgagtttgttgtttttttttgctttttctcgTACGTACCTCGATGAATAGAAATTCCTTGCTTTTGCATGAAGGAATTGATGGACAAactcatgtgttttttttttttccttcatcacAATTTTCCTTGTCACAAATTACTTCAGGATCAATCTATTCCATTTCCAGTTCAAATTTGCAGTGAACTTAAGTCAGCatagataattataattcttaGATCTTACCGTATGATTTAAAACGTTATTACCAAGTCCTGCGGGGAGACGATCGACATTAAAAATTGTAGCGAAATTAGACCATGTATAATTtactgtaatattatttaaccCTGTCGTCGGTCTTCGCATCGGGGCGCGAATATCGCAAaatcaatatataatattgtcgttgaatatttttacttttctaagaatatataaacatatatatatgtatatatatatatatgtatacaatcacgtgtatattatatatactgtgTACACTTAATAGGCAAAGAATTTTACTTGAAACGCATCACGGTTGTAATACTGGAATCTTTTTTTCGTTCGATGGCCTAACACCTAATACTGTATTtgatatattaaaaatgaaagaaaaaaaggttgtTCTCAATATgattgtgtatatgtataacagtaTATAATAGGtaatttaattgttattattatttatcgttgAACTTAGCACATGTGGTTAAATAGTACacaattaatattgaaaaatattttgtttcatttttcttcaacgtaGTTAGGGAGTATCACAAAAGGCCggtcaaaattaaatttacagttaaaaacaaacgcctcattaaaaatttatcaagttaATAATATACAAGCTGTTTTTCGTTACTCCCTTgcctaattattattattattattattattattattatttttttttttttaatttcaatccgCATTTATCACGCTTAGGACCAAAATTTAGGATAATTTGAATTGTGCTATTATCTTGACGTaatattctaaaaatttctacaggaataatgatattgaatttgtaatttca
This portion of the Diprion similis isolate iyDipSimi1 chromosome 7, iyDipSimi1.1, whole genome shotgun sequence genome encodes:
- the LOC124407849 gene encoding zinc transporter 7 encodes the protein MLPLSHKDSRGLGSRIKEKVLSWKRLIFSDKNSRNLFLFLILNLSFAFVELTYGIWTNSLGLISDSFHMFFDCTGLVAGLAASVITKWRANDRFSYGYVRAEVLAGFVNGLFLLFIAFFIMSEAVERAIEPPEVKHERLFVVSVLGLLVNLVGVYAFQHGHGHSHGGSHGHSHGDSHGHSHNHGHSHGHDHHDIEIDGNLGGGNSQIMKGVFLHILADTLGSVGVIISAVLMQMFGWMIADPICSMFIAVLIALSVLSLISESVTILMQRQPAALDHVLPQCYNKITQLAGVYSVQEPHFWTLCSDIYVGCLKLEVARTVDPKYVVAHTQMIFQAAGVKQLTIQLDYTPM